From Stigmatopora argus isolate UIUO_Sarg chromosome 14, RoL_Sarg_1.0, whole genome shotgun sequence, the proteins below share one genomic window:
- the prr12b gene encoding proline-rich protein 12 isoform X3 produces MYGSARSSHPDSELLHRQAYGTPHPLQGYATNHHPGGSRQGGAWGGRTLGLSGLFDAGLHHSGPSGPDPSVMNLISALDSRGPQPPPSASSLLTQFRTPSWQTAMHAPSPTELFISGALPGSSSFPSSSALSAYQHPGSFSSRSFNPSLSLQDSPTFSPSSNGLLSPHDPLLHIKTPSQSSLGFDRLLSSQSSAYRSSQELPTAPQNHAPPTSSSCHLSPHQFNLLSSQLHNQSSQLYNSSMFSSTPALIPTTLPQPLPPQERAIPRQDTVIKHYQRSPPTHSTPLPLQQYINCGGSVGYQHIPNQHPHAGVSCSPLGERSPHSDPKPSLQLESQPYRPNLQPTYTSSSSSSAISSSGTKESKSSTSGFSSSTPASSSSTTSHTAPSASCNPSSSSSNPKTNSGTLSAPSRQQPPPQSVTAPPSPMVSSTQPTAKPCLATYGSPPGAKSSTSLSGKTPPQQQAQVYSPNQPSSTHMTQSCGSFSSPNAHDISSGAGGNGEKGFADLGSGGRSFSTEIVFGESNFSSASHRRAESPSLGYGNATGPKGSGASGVATLDSGLGAASSGGANVGNSFHLHESSLSPSITSAIPHPGLHSPASARPAQSPGASGASKYLPSMLSPAFMSSSQSFTETRQQPYHSTPPKPKTQPNMLSAERSQEAEEDEEFLIEQLLHTQSSTSHSAQHHPPGQIPQQLPLTGDTEAKGRPYDMDKISEERYHLHSVIRTNSTNSSSEPETSSSEVPGGLNSQLEIAQKKQHPTESELTISKSTTEGVSGATDSLSRTTHSHPSEHDSMVSVGHYGRGDPYAQHQHSGPPHHISHLSPHSQQQCQQSQLSQHPQPSHRSQHTHPQHPHMELKKSSDSTDRSYLCTTTDVQQARQNQIPHQMMNSPPDCPQQTQMLHPVMSRSKMEPQQAPQQHPLSQQGVMGSSRGSGLTGVGPHAQSQSSQLQLQLQNQNLDTRYSLGTPRDQNRISQTSVSTLDMLDQPLSQARSRDGGGALDRHAIRIDANITEGDSVVGDRHRQNSLSAHHHSQQTAPELHGFLSEPDMGLPATPHLHHVNQPPTHGHHQPQAHHPISHSRLAHPPTHRLAGNIGTPQQLQQSQARETETHLSHTHMDRHKPHQFDDVGRGGKSNLNQNQQQEQFTSLTSICFSDSLLNDEDRSFFPGMEDMFCSATYKSSCAGDSVTGQGSQESIAQGRGQEAMDVLKTGDAGQRYGLVGHHGDQGYGQYCHSLSGSGNANLNVDPNSMKTHDLPSTVNTDQLGLIQSQTSALAQDPVNKMTGSMGVGGGSNNPGMSPAIFCSSRPKKLLKTSSYHLLKQRRETQPLSKKNYAQEYEFEDDEDKADGPADIRLNSRRLPEMLPDLISSCRKSAAASGVSGLSPMMGDMDFCHAPAYPSLGPSQPIAAPDGPKKRGRKPTKPKREGPPRPRGRPRIRPLPEPSCYRSPMGSAAGESRRGRGRGRGRGRRDEGLMELHQDMNKAHHLSPYHPQQHPPQHYSQAQLLQQDLHEHHRQELEHHHLAQQQQGHPLHHHVPPSHHQMHHQPQQHNYQQHMQQPPQQLQQEPGSPIKVPLHGPAMTPSQSLLRTDSLSSTDPALSDGSLGSAPSLGPSPGPSTNMDISRNEPNQTQERMHHENSGEITWKKEIEDPLNPEGWGTLQKLTSCVDDKAFDFKPGFVSSFLDFLKTGKKQSGLELADVGCEQDSLDACSSLKGGIRPITPTPPLSPTTPQQPPGSYGEERVGDLSSCPSPCKPLDEELKGNLEALPSFSSDEEDSVSKNQDLQKSISSAISALYDTPHSLAAAVASAMVKVPPTLSPPTPQEPQLSPLPPAATSPAHSAAGANGEVGTLAYNNGPSAPDESNFVSSQSNGELEEEPCGDRQEEEEGGGKSAAEEEMQTDPPDSQRGTLEETRVTEEEKMSDTWTSEALRNEASPSGPALTPAPAGPPSVSPSHATCSPACLPASANSSQPIRQPEEADPSHSPRKPQQAPYQAAPATAGTSPPPSTSPPAIPSPPLSNLPQSHSVPPPSTTPPPSCSDHDQEAEAGRASPSSPSSSSPSASPSPPPSPPTPDEAPVSQRLAALHLAKKQADAAIAGESEEEDSESGGEGIFRERDEFVIRTEDIGTLKMALQTGREPPPIWRVQKALLQKFSPEIKDGQRQFCATSNYLGYFGDAKMRYQRLYVKFLENVNKKDYVRVCSRKPWHRTGLTLRRQSLPKQLPAPHNQTPPRVDRDDRDKERPKELKEKKEREKDQKERERKEKVERERKEKEQRERERKEKVNAEKEAQREPNVQNQTALLQRESERRNQEQKEEKNQELRDLEREQKETEKRSKEDQDRACRERERQERECQEKEKRAKDGPDENHVPGPESGVAEKAGRKEQGRNLAREILQVRRGTAPCVTLKEEKRGVEKKMLRHPRAKTSMEKTEPPPKKRKKWMKELPSSSSESDSSLPSEDEGTLRVGMNSRAMREMFRSYVEMLVSTALDPDMIQALEDTDDELYLPPMRKIDSLLNEQKKRLLRRVSMSAQHQEALHLFPKMTADPLECGTVKVRLGGEAYNRKTLNRGKRSIPKHQDLKLSIETCRIYSLYHSLHHYKYHTFLHCKKETDSIEQAADDPGQEEVVQQCMANQSWLESLLNSFMELLSLSGKT; encoded by the exons ATGTATGGGAGTGCCAGGTCATCCCACCCAGACTCAGAGCTGCTCCACCGGCAGGCCTACGGAACCCCTCATCCCCTCCAGGGCTATGCAACCAACCACCACCCCGGAGGATCCAGACAGGGTGGGGCTTGGGGTGGACGCACACTGG GCCTGTCCGGGCTTTTTGATGCCGGTCTTCACCACTCGGGCCCTTCGGGTCCTGATCCATCCGTCATGAATCTGATTTCTGCTTTGGATTCCCGTGGTCCACAGCCCCCACCCTCTGCTTCTTCCCTCCTCACACAATTTCGCACTCCCTCTTGGCAGACTG CGATGCACGCACCATCCCCAACGGAGCTCTTTATCTCAGGAGCTCTTCCTGGTTCCAGCTCCTTTCCCTCCTCCTCCGCCCTTTCCGCATATCAGCATCCTGGCTCTTTCTCCAGCCGCTCCTTTAATCCTTCGCTTTCACTCCAGGACTCTCCCACCTTTAGCCCAAGTTCCAATGGTTTGTTGTCCCCCCACGACCCCCTGCTGCACATTAAAACACCCTCCCAGTCCAGCCTGGGATTTGACCGCCTGCTGTCTTCCCAGAGTAGCGCCTACCGGAGCTCCCAGGAGCTACCGACGGCTCCTCAAAACCACGCCCCGCCCACCTCCTCCAGTTGCCACCTATCCCCTCATCAATTTAACCTGCTGTCATCCCAACTCCACAACCAGTCCTCTCAGCTCTATAATTCCTCCATGTTCTCCTCCACACCAGCCCTGATACCCACTACGCTCCCCCAGCCACTCCCGCCACAGGAGAGGGCGATTCCCCGACAGGATACCGTTATTAAGCATTACCAACGCTCACCCCCGACGCATTCCACACCACTTCCACTACAGCAATATATCAATTGTGGTGGGTCAGTAGGTTACCAGCATATACCAAATCAACACCCTCACGCCGGTGTCTCTTGTAGTCCCTTGGGGGAGCGGAGTCCGCATTCAGATCCCAAACCCTCACTGCAGTTGGAGTCTCAGCCATACCGGCCTAACCTTCAACCGACCTACACTTCTTCCTCCTCCAGCTCAGCCATCTCTTCGTCTGGGACTAAAGAATCCAAGAGCTCTACTAGTGGCTTCTCCTCATCGACCCCAGCATCCTCCTCCTCAACAACCTCACACACGGCACCATCTGCATCATGCAACCCCTCTTCATCATCTTCaaaccccaaaaccaacagtgGAACCTTGTCTGCTCCGTCTCGCCAGCAGCCTCCACCTCAATCGGTGACAGCACCACCTTCACCAATGGTTTCGTCCACACAGCCGACGGCCAAACCATGTCTCGCGACCTACGGTTCTCCACCTGGAGCTAAATCTAGCACAAGCCTGTCAGGCAAGACCCCTCCCCAACAACAAGCCCAAGTATACTCTCCTAACCAGCCATCGTCGACTCACATGACCCAGTCTTGTGGTAGCTTTAGTTCCCCTAACGCGCATGATATTAGCTCTGGAGCAGGAGGAAATGGAGAGAAGGGTTTCGCCGATTTAGGGTCAGGTGGACGCTCATTTTCGACAGAAATTGTCTTTGGGGAATCAAACTTTAGCTCAGCCTCCCACAGAAGAGCAGAGAGTCCTTCTCTGGGGTATGGAAATGCTACAGGACCAAAAGGAAGTGGGGCATCGGGAGTTGCCACGCTTGATTCTGGACTTGGTGCTGCAAGTTCAGGGGGTGCCAATGTGGGCAACTCGTTCCACTTGCATGAGTCTAGTCTATCGCCCTCTATCACTTCTGCCATCCCTCACCCCGGTTTGCACTCTCCCGCTTCAGCTCGGCCCGCACAATCCCCTGGCGCCTCAGGGGCTAGCAAATACCTGCCCTCCATGCTCTCCCCCGCATTTATGTCATCGTCACAAAGTTTTACTGAAACGCGGCAACAGCCCTACCACTCCACTCCacccaaacccaaaacacaGCCCAACATGCTTAGCGCAGAGCGCTCCCAAGAGGcagaagaagatgaggagttcCTCATCGAACAACTACTGCATACCCAAAGTTCAACTTCTCATTCTGCCCAGCATCATCCACCTGGTCAGATACCACAACAGCTTCCTCTAACTGGAGATACAGAGGCCAAGGGAAGACCTTACGACATGGACAAGATCTCAGAGGAACGTTACCACCTGCACAGTGTAATTCGTACAAACAGCACCAATAGCAGTTCTGAGCCGGAAACGTCTAGTAGTGAAGTACCAGGTGGATTGAATAGCCAATTGGAAATAGCACAGAAGAAGCAACACCCAACCGAAAGTGAGCTGACTATATCAAAATCAACCACTGAAGGGGTAAGCGGAGCAACAGACTCCCTTTCACGCACTACCCACTCCCACCCATCAGAACATGACTCCATGGTTTCGGTTGGTCACTACGGAAGAGGGGACCCCTACGCCCAGCACCAACATTCAGGTCCTCCCCATCACATTTCCCACCTCTCACCACATTCTCAACAACAGTGTCAGCAATCGCAACTTTCCCAGCACCCGCAGCCTTCCCATCGCTCCCAGCATACCCACCCACAGCATCCGCATATGGAGCTAAAAAAGTCTTCAGATAGCACAGATAGGTCCTACCTATGCACTACCACAGATGTGCAGCAGGCAAGACAAAACCAGATTCCACACCAGATGATGAATTCGCCACCGGACTGCCCTCAGCAAACTCAGATGCTGCACCCGGTCATGTCTCGGAGCAAAATGGAACCCCAACAAGCACCGCAGCAGCATCCTCTGAGCCAGCAAGGTGTCATGGGATCAAGTCGAGGATCGGGGCTCACAGGGGTGGGTCCCCACGCACAGAGTCAGTCTTCACAGCTTCAACTGCAGCTACAGAATCAGAATTTGGACACACGCTACAGTCTAGGCACTCCGAGAGATCAAAATCGAATAAGCCAGACCTCGGTGTCCACGCTGGATATGTTGGACCAGCCTCTTTCACAGGCAAGGAGCAGAGACGGTGGCGGAGCTTTGGACAGACATGCCATCAGAATCGACGCCAATATTACAGAAGGTGATAGTGTTGTTGGAGACAGACATAGACAGAACAGTCTTTCAGCCCACCACCATTCTCAACAAACAGCCCCGGAGCTTCATGGGTTTCTGTCTGAGCCAGATATGGGTTTACCAGCCACCCCTCACTTGCACCACGTCAACCAACCTCCAACACACGGCCACCACCAACCGCAAGCTCACCATCCAATTTCCCATTCCCGTTTAGCTCATCCACCAACACATCGGTTGGCGGGGAATATAGGAACCCCCCAACAACTGCAACAATCCCAAGCAAGAGAGACAGAAACCCATCTATCCCACACACACATGGACAGACACAAGCCACATCAGTTTGATGACGTCGGCCGTGGTggaaaatccaacctgaatcaAAATCAGCAACAGGAGCAGTTTACATCTTTAACATCTATCTGCTTTTCCGACTCTCTTTTAAATGACGAAGACCGGTCTTTCTTTCCAGGAATGGAGGACATGTTTTGCTCGGCAACGTATAAGTCGAGTTGTGCTGGGGATTCGGTGACCGGACAGGGTTCCCAAGAGAGCATTGCCCAAGGTCGTGGGCAAGAAGCTATGGATGTCCTAAAAACCGGAGACGCCGGACAACGCTACGGTCTGGTTGGACATCACGGCGATCAAGGCTATGGACAATACTGTCACAGTCTCTCTGGATCTGGAAATGCAAATCTAAACGTAGATCCCAACTCTATGAAGACCCACGATCTCCCCTCAACTGTGAATACTGATCAACTTGGCCTCATACAGTCCCAGACCTCGGCTCTTGCTCAAGACCCAGTCAACAAAATGACAGGGTCAATGGGAGTTGGTGGCGGTTCAAACAATCCTGGTATGAGCCCTGCAATCTTTTGTTCATCTCGACCCAAAAAACTGCTGAAGACGAGTTCATATCACTTGCTCAAACAGCGACGTGAGACACAACCACTAAGCAAAAAAAATTACGCCCAAGAATATGAATTTGAAGACGACGAAGACAAAGCTGACGGTCCTGCCGATATACGTCTGAACAGTCGACGCCTTCCCGAAATGCTCCCCGACTTGATATCTAGCTGTCGAAAATCCGCCGCTGCATCAGGAGTCAGTGGCCTCAGCCCCATGATGGGCGACATGGACTTCTGCCACGCACCCGCCTATCCTTCCCTCGGACCGTCCCAACCAATCGCCGCCCCCGACGGCCCAAAGAAAAGAGGGAGGAAACCCACCAAACCAAAGCGTGAAGGCCCTCCTCGGCCCAGGGGCAGACCGCGGATACGCCCCCTTCCAGAACCTTCTTGTTACCGCAGCCCGATGGGATCGGCCGCTGGAGAAAGCAGGAGGGGTCGAGGGAGAGGTAGGGGTCGAGGCAGGAGGGATGAAGGTCTCATGGAACTTCATCAAGATATGAACAAAGCACATCACCTATCGCCGTATCACCCGCAGCAGCATCCGCCGCAACATTACAGCCAAGCGCAGCTTCTCCAACAGGATCTGCATGAACATCACCGACAAGAGCTAGAGCACCACCATTTAGCGCAACAGCAACAAGGACATCCCTTGCATCACCACGTGCCCCCCTCCCACCACCAAATGCATCACCAACCACAGCAACACAACTACCAACAGCATATGCAACAACCACCACAACAACTGCAACAAGAGCCAGGCAGTCCCATCAAG GTCCCACTTCACGGTCCTGCCATGACCCCATCACAATCACTTCTGAGGACGGATTCACTGTCCAGCACCGATCCCGCTCTGTCGGATGGATCTCTGGGATCGGCACCATCACTGGGTCCCAGTCCGGGACCCAGTACCAACATGGACATCAGCAGAAATGAACCAAACCAAACACAGGAACGGATGCATCACGAGAATTCTGGAGAG ATCACATGGAAGAAAGAAATTGAAGATCCGTTGAACCCTGAAGGCTGGGGCACCTTGCAAAAACTCACCAGTTGT GTTGATGACAAAGCATTTGACTTCAAACCCGGTTTCGTCTCCTCTTTTTTGGACTTCCTGAAGACGGGTAAAAAACAGTCCGGCCTGGAACTGGCTGACGTGGGCTGCGAACAGGACTCCTTGGACGCCTGCTCCTCTCTAAAAGGAGGGATCCGACCCATAACCCCCACGCCTCCGCTCTCGCCGACCACGCCGCAGCAGCCTCCGGGGTCATACGGCGAGGAGAGGGTCGGCGACCTCAGTAGTTGCCCGAGTCCCTGTAAACCACTGGACGAGGAACTGAAAGGGAACCTGGAGGCTCTGCCCTCCTTCTCCTCGGACGAGGAAGACTCGGTCAGTAAAAACCAAGACTTGCAGAAAAGCATTTCCTCCGCCATCTCGGCCCTCTACGACACCCCGCACTCTCTGGCCGCCGCCGTGGCCTCGGCTATGGTCAAAGTCCCGCCGACTCTGTCTCCGCCCACCCCGCAGGAGCCGCAACTCAGCCCGTTGCCTCCCGCCGCCACCTCCCCGGCCCATTCCGCCGCCGGGGCCAATGGCGAAGTGGGGACGCTCGCGTATAATAACGGGCCCAGCGCTCCGGACGAGAGCAACTTTGTCTCCTCGCAATCCAACGGCGAACTGGAAGAGGAGCCGTGCGGAGATcgccaggaggaggaggaagggggaGGGAAATCGGCCGCCGAGGAGGAAATGCAAACAGATCCACCCGATTCGCAGCGGGGTACTTTGGAAGAGACGAGGGTGACCGAAGAGGAGAAAATGTCCGACACGTGGACGTCAGAAGCTTTGAGAAATGAAG CTTCCCCATCGGGCCCTGCCCTCACTCCAGCTCCGGCCGGACCTCCCTCCGTTTCCCCTTCTCATGCCACCTGCTCCCCCGCTTGTCTGCCCGCATCTGCCAACTCCTCGCAGCCCATCCGGCAGCCCGAAGAGGCGGACCCCTCTCATTCTCCCCGGAAACCGCAACAGGCCCCCTACCAAGCGGCCCCCGCCACGGCCGGCACTTCCCCACCCCCCTCGACCTCCCCCCCAGCCATCCCCTCCCCCCCGCTCTCCAACCTTCCTCAAAGTCACTCTGTACCCCCTCCGTCCACCACGCCGCCCCCATCCTGCTCGGACCACGACCAGGAAGCCGAAGCCGGGCGGGCGTCCCCCTCCTCCCCGTCGTCCTCGTCTCCCTCGGCCTCCCCCTCGCCGCCTCCGTCCCCTCCCACCCCGGACGAGGCTCCGGTATCCCAGCGTCTCGCCGCCCTGCACCTGGCCAAGAAGCAGGCGGACGCGGCCATCGCGGGGGAGAGCGAGGAGGAGGACAGTGAGAGCGGAGGGGAGGGAATCTTCCGGGAAAGGGACGAGTTTGTTATTCGTACCGAGGACATCGGCACCCTCAAG ATGGCTTTGCAGACGGGTCGGGAGCCCCCACCCATCTGGAGAGTGCAGAAAGCTTTACTCCAGAAATTCAGTCCCGAGATCAAAGATGGTCAAAGGCAGTTTTGTGCAACCAGTAAT TATCTGGGTTATTTTGGGGATGCTAAAATGCGATACCAGCGTTTGTATGTGAAGTTCCTGGAGAATGTCAACAAGAAAGACTACGTCAGAGTGTGTTCCAGAAAGCCATGGCACAGAACTGGTCTAACTCTGAG ACGCCAGTCGCTACCGAAACAACTCCCCGCCCCTCACAATCAAACCCCACCTCGAGTGGATCGAGACGACAGGGACAAAGAGAGACCCAAAGAACTGAAAGAGAAGAAAGAGCGGGAGAAGGACCAAAAAGAACGAGAGCGAAAGGAAAAAGTGGAAAGGGAGAGAAAGGAGAAGgagcagagagaaagagaacgGAAAGAAAAGGTGAATGCGGAAAAGGAGGCGCAAAGGGAGCCCAACGTTCAAAACCAAACAGCCCTTCTGCAACGCGAGAGTGAAAGAAGGAACCAGGAGCAGAAAGAGGAGAAGAACCAGGAGCTGAGAGACTTGGAAAGGGAACAAAAAGAGACAGAGAAAAGGAGCAAGGAGGACCAGGACAGGGCGTGCCGAGAAAGGGAGCGACAGGAGCGGGAATGCCAGGAAAAGGAGAAGCGGGCCAAGGACGGGCCCGACGAGAACCACGTACCGGGGCCAGAAAGCGGAGTCGCGGAAAAGGCCGGACGCAAGGAGCAAGGAAGGAACTTGGCCAGGGAGATCTTGCAAGTCCGAAGAGGAACGGCGCCGTGCGTGACGCTGAAGGAGGAAAAAAGAGGAGTTGAGAAGAAGATGCTGCGGCACCCCAGGGCCAAAACCTCCATGGAGAAGACCGAGCCTCCcccgaagaagaggaagaagtggATGAAGGAGTTGCCGTCCTCCTCCTCGGAATCGGATTCCTCCCTCCCCAGCGAAGATGAAG GAACTCTGCGGGTGGGAATGAATAGCCGGGCCATGAGGGAAATGTTCAGGAGCTACGTGGAGATGTTGGTCAGCACGGCGTTGGATCCCGATATGATCCAAGCCCTGGAGGACACGGATG ATGAGTTGTACCTGCCGCCCATGAGGAAGATTGACAGCCTGCTGAATGAACAAAAGAAACGCTTGTTGAGAAGAGTCAGCATGAGTGCTCAGCACCAG GAGGCCCTTCATCTATTCCCTAAAATGACAGCAGACCCGTTGGAATGTGGGACTGTCAAAGTTCGACTCGGTGGGGAGGCTTACAACCGCAAAACTCTCAACCGTGGAAAGAGGAGCATTCCTAAGCATCAA GATCTGAAGCTCTCCATTGAAACCTGCCGAATCTACAGTCTGTATCATTCCCTTCACCACTATAAGTATCACACCTTCCTGCACTGCAAGAAGGAA ACGGACAGCATCGAGCAGGCGGCAGATGACCCCGGCCAGGAGGAAGTGGTGCAGCAGTGCATGGCCAACCAAAGCTGGCTGGAGAGCCTCTTAAACTCCTTCATGGAGCTGCTCAGCCTCAGCGGCAAAACCTGA